The genomic stretch ACCAGCTGCTCACCCCCTTCGGCACGGTGCGATCCGACTGGCGCCATAACGCATCAGTGGTGGCGGGTGAGACGTTCGTGCGCGGCGAGACGGGGCTCGACGCCCTGATGAGCTGGCGCTCGATGCTGCCCCGCCGCGCTCACGACGACATGGCGCGGGTGTTCCTGCAGCACGGTGCCAGCCTCTGGTTCCTGCGCAGCAACCAGCTGGCTGGAGGCGACACCACGATCGAGCCCCTGGCCCCCACTCTGCTGCTGGGTCAGATCCCGATGCTCTCCATCCTGCTGCGGCGTTTCAGCGATGCCCTGTTCGCGCCCCTGGGTCCAGCCGCCCTGGGCCGCGCTCTGGCGATCCTGGCGATCTACGCGGCGCTGGCCCTGCCGCTGGGCTGGCGGTCGGGCTTTCTCAGCCCCTGGAGGCTGGAGGCGTTCGGTCCGGCGCTGAGGGCCATTCCAGGCCTGCTGCTGATGCCGGCCCTGGGGGAGGAACTTGTGTTCCGGGTGGCCCTGCTGCCCCATCCGCTCGAGGGGGGCTCACTGGCCGGCGCCGTGGCCTGGGGAGTCCTCAGCGTCGGTCTGTTCGTGCTGTATCACCCCCTGGCGGCCCGCTGCTGGTACCCGCCTGGGCGTGGGCTGTTCCGCGATGGTCGCTTCCTGATGCAGTGCGCCCTGCTGGGAGCAGCCTGTGTGCTGGCCTACGGGGCCACCGGCTCCGTCTGGCCGCCGGTGCTGCTGCATGGGCTGGCTGTAACGCTTTGGCTCTGGGGCCTGGGGGGCAGGGCGAGGATGCAGGACCTGCCGCAGCCGATCCCGTGACCCTTGAGCGCTTCAAGAAGGCCCTGACGGCCCTGATGGAGAAGGCACCGGAGGATCCACTGGAGCGGGATGAGTTCTTCGAGGTCACGCCCCTGCCTGCCGAGGACGGACCGTTCGAGGTGGTGGTGGTGGATGAGGAGGCCGCGATCTTTGCGGTCCTCTACCTCGATCAGCTCTTTGCCGATGAGGAGAGCGAAGGGCAGCAGGAGGTGGAAGCCCTGGTGCCCGCCTACCTGAAGTCGCACTTTCAGCTGGAGGAGGGGGAATGGGCCTCGACGGCCCCGTTCGACCTCGGCTGGCGCAGCCGCGACTTTCTCTGGTTCCAGGAATTCACGGTGCCGGGGCTGACCCCGGCCTGCCGCTACGACTGAGCCGGGGCCGTGCTGAGCACCGGCTGGCGCCCACCATCAGCGGCGGCCGTTGACGATCACCGGTGTGCCGCTGCCCACCGTGCCCGGCAGGGCCGGAACCACGGAGGTCTGCCCGTCCCATTTGTCGAGGAAGAGCTTGAAGAGCACCTGATCATCCAGGCTGGAGTTGAGGATCTGGTAGCGCTTGGCTTCCTGCTCGGCGATCTTCACTTCGGTCTGGGCGCGCAGGAGCCGTTGATCGGCGATCTGCTTCTGCTCGATCGCCGAACGGTATTCCTCGGCGATCTGCAATCCGGTGAGGTCGAGTCCCTGGACTTTCACGTAGTCGAACTTGCTCAGTTCCTGAGCCACCATGTCCTGAACGAGCTCGGAGATGCTGTTCCACTCGGTAGCGATGGTCACCAGCTCGTACTGGGAGAACACAGATTTGAGCGCTTTCAGCAGCGATGGCTGAATGATCCGAGGATAGATCTGCTGGTTTTCGGTGGCGATTGTCTCGAAGATCCGGCCTGCTTCCTGCGGCTTGATCGAGTACTTCACCGTGGCGGTGGCCTCGATCACCTGCAGATCCTTGGTGAGTGTGGAGAACTGCTCAGGCCGCACCTGGGTGCGCACATCGAACAAGGAGGTGGCCTGAATCAGCGGCACCTTGATGTTGGGCCCCGGGCTGCGCTGGCCCCCGGTCACCCGCCCCAGGGTGGTGACCACGGCCACGTTGCCGGCCGGGACGATGAAGATGGTCTGGGTGAGCAGGATCACCAGCGCCACGGCCACGGCCGCGATCAGCTGAAAGCCAGCCCCTGGTCCATCACCACCGGCCGGTCGCATCGAGCTCTGCATCAAGAGGTGGGGTCGGAGGGCCCAAACCCTAGGGCCATGGCCTCGAGAGCTGCGCAGCGGCAGCACCGACCTAGGTTGAGTCACATCCGAAAATTCCATGCAACCCCTGGATCTGATCGATCACCCCGAAGGAGGCCGATTCCGAGAGGTGTTCCGATCAACCACGCGTGTGGGCTCCACCACGACAACAGATCGCGTCGCGCTCACCCATATTTATTTCGAACTGCGGGAAGGTGAACGCAGCCTGTTTCATCAGGTGGCCGCCGATGAAGTCTGGAATCTCTACCGGGGCACGGGCCTGAATCTCTACAGCTGGGATGGCACAAGCCACGGCCCCAGTTGCATCACGCTGTCGGCTGAAGCCAACAGCTTCTGCCATGTGATCCCAGCCGGACACTGGCAGGCGGCGGAACCGATCAGCGAGGCGGTCCTGGTGGGCTGCAGCGTGGCGCCAGGCTTCGAATTCGAAGATTTCCGGCTGCTTCAGCCCGACTCACCCCAAGCCCTGGCCCTGGTGGGCTGCGATCCGGCCCTGGCCCGGTTTCTTCCCCGTGGCGAGGGGACTGATGGTCGCCAGCCCAAGGAGCCTCTCGAGAGGACAGCCTCATCACAGGCCGAAGAGCCGTAGGGTCCGGGAGAATGGCCTGTGAAATGAATCGAACCTCTGGATGTGGCGTCCTGAAACGCGTCCTGGTCCTCCTCGGAGTCGTCATGGCAGCACCAGGACTGCCTGCCTCTGCTCAGTCCCAGCCGTGCCTTCAGCTGTCCGAGCAACTCCTGAAGCAGCTCGAGCGTGTCCCCGCCCGATCGATGGAGGCCCTGGCTGAGAAGCAGCGCCAGGACCTCCGCTCACGAAACTGCGACCCGCAGGCCACTGGTTACGACCTGGGAGTCGAGAGCAGGAGGCTGAACCAGGACCTGGGTCCGAGAACCGAGGAGACGGTCCCCTTCCGCTTCGATCAACTGATCCGCATTCAGTATTGAGGGACCCCGGCGCCTCGATCCGGGCTCAGGCCCTGGACCTGCTGGAGGAGCTGACCACGGCCGAGAAGCTGAAGCTGTTCGACGGTGACACCCCCTTCTGGTCCGGCATGGCGGACATCGCCCTGCATCAGGCCTCCCACCGCCATCCCTGGCCCGCAGCGCAGGTTGCCCGTCTGGGCCTCACGGGCCTTCACTTCGTCGACGGCCCCCGCGGCGTGGTGCTGGAGGGTGGGGCCACCACCTTTCCCGTGCCGATGGCCCGGGGGGCCAGCTGGGACCCAGATCTCGAGGAACGCATCGGCGAGGCCATCGGCCGCGAGGCCCGTACCTTCGGCGCCAACTGGGTGGCGGGGGTGTGCATCAACCTCCTCCGCCATCCGGGCTGGGGCAGGGCCCAGGAGACCTACGGGGAGGACCCGGTGCACGTGGGCGCCATGGGGGCCGCCATGACCCGGGGGCTGGAGCGCCACGCCGTGGCCTGCGTCAAGCACTTCGCCCTCAACTCGATCGACAGCTCCCGTTTCCTGGTCGACGTGGAGGTCAGTGAGCGGGTGCTGCACGAGCTCTATCTCCCCCACTTCCGCGACTGTGTGGAGGCCGGCGCCGGATCGATGATGAGTGCCTACAACCAGGTCAACGGCCTCTGGTGCGGGCAGCACCCAACCCTGCTGCGGCGGATCCTCAAGGAGCGCTGGGGATTCCGCGGCTTCGTGGTCACCGACTTCATCTTCGGCGTGCGTGATGGGGTCGCCGCCCTGCTGGCCGGCCAGGACCTGGAGATGCCCTTCCGCATGGTCTTCGCCGGTTGTCTGCCCGAGGCCGTCGCCGACGGCCGGGTGCCGATGCGATGCATCGACGAGGCGGTGCTGCGGCTGCTGCAGGTGCAGCTGGGTGTGCCGCCCGGCACCTACCCGAGGTCGCTTCGCTCCTGCGGGAGCCACCGGGCCCTGGCCCGCGAAGCGGCCACCAGCTCGATCGTGCTGCTGCGCAACGAAGGGCCGGTGCTGCCCTTCTCCGGCCTGAGCTCACTGGCCGTGATCGGGCGCCTGGCGTCGGTCGCGAACCTGGGGGATCGGGGATCCTCGGACACCAGACCCCTGCCCGGAGTGGTGGTGACGCCGCTGGATGGCCTGCGGGCAGCCGCGCCGGATCTGCGGATCGAGCAGACCAGCGGCAGCAGCGCCCAGGCCGCGGCGGAGCTGGCGGCGCGCTGCGATGCCGCCGTGGTGGTGGCCGGTCTCGACTGGCGCCTGGAGGGGGAGCACATCCACCCGGGGGACATCGCCCCGATCCTGCGCCTGGTCCCTCCTCCGGGCTGGATGCTGCGCCTGCTGGGGCGGCGCCGGCTGATGCCGCTGTGGCGTCCCCTGGCTCACCTGTTCGCCTGGATCACCAGCTTCGCCTCAGCCCGGCCGGGCGGCGACTTTGCCGCCGGTGATCGCACCGACCTGTCGCTGCCCGCGGATCAGCTGGCCCTGATCCGCCAGGTCGCCGGGGCCAATCCCCGCACCGTGGTGGTGCTGATGGGCGGTGGCGCGGTGCTCATGGAGGACTGGCATCGGCTGGTTCCGGGCCTGCTGGTGCTCTGGTACCCGGGGGAGCAGGGGGGGGCAGCCCTGGCCGATGTGCTGCTCGGCCGGGTGTCGCCGTCCGGCCGTCTTCCCTTCTCCGTGCCAGCCCGGGCCTCCCACCTGCCGCCCTTCGAACCCCGGGCGCGGCAGGTGGTCTACGACCTCTGGCATGGCTACCGCCGCCTGCAGCGGGACCGCCATGGCGCGACCTATCCGTTCGGCTTCGGCCTGTCCTACAGCCGATTCACGGCGTCCGATCTCACCGCCGTGCTCCAGCGCGCCGATGGCCGGATGGATCAGCTGCAGGCGAGCGTCAGCATCACCAACGCCGGTGATGTGGACGCCGCCGAGGTGGTGCAGCTGTATCTGGAACCCCCGGCCCGGGAGGTGGAGCGTCCGGCACGAACCCTGGTGGCCTTCCAGCGCCTGCACCTGGCCGCCGGGACGAGCAGGCGCATCACCATGGCGGTTCCCCTGCGCGCCTGCGCCACGTTCGATCCGGCCCGGGATGGCTTCGTGACCGAGGCCGGTGCGCACCGGCTGGTGGTGGCCAGGCATGTGGAGGACGACGGCCTGGCGGTGACGCTGGAGCTGGAGGCGGCGTTCGTGGGCCGTTGACCAGCGTTCAGGGCCTCCCTCCGGGGTGGCGAGGGCAGGACAGTCGGCTCAGCGTCCGGCCCAGGCGCAGGCGGTTGTAGCGCTGCAGCAGCAGGCACGGCAGGTTGAACAGGGTCGCGAAGATCAGGTTGACGAGCACGCCGGCTGGCGGCAGCCACAGGGCGGTGACCATCCAGACCGGCCAGAGGGCCCAGTGCACCAGCTCGGCCCGGCGGGTCTCCAGGCGCAGCCGCTGCAACGCCAGCGGGTCCCGGCGGGCCAGGCTGGCCTTGCGCACCCCTCCGGGCAGGGCGTTGCCGGCATCGGGGATCCAGCGCTTCCAGACCCGGATGCCCAGCCAGAACTCATAGAACCGCACCGGGGCCTCCACCCGCGGGTCGCACTGGTCGCGATCCCCCCGGCGCAGCAGCCGATCCGGCAGCCGATTGGCGATCGCTCCGATCACGACCGACCCGAGGAGCCACAGGCCTGCCGAAGCGGCCACCGGAACCAGCCCGCCCGGCAGTGCCATCAGCGGGTGCTGAAGGTGCGACCCTTCCAGCGCACCTGGCCCCGTTTGAGGTTGAGGATCGCCATCAGGAACACCCCCAGGAAGAACAGCACCGGGATGGGGAACAGCAGGTTGATCCAGGCGAAGCGCCCCACGGGCCGGGTGATCACCAGCAGCTGAAGCACATACGCCGCGTAGACCAGCGCATTGCTGCCCACGGAATGGTCTCCCACCAGCGGCCAGCCGAGCAGGGAGGCCGGCAGGCACCAGGCGGCCCAGAACAGTCCGGAGAGCCAGAGCACCACCGCCAGCATCCAGCTCCAGCGCACTTCACCGGCCGCGGTGGCGAAGTTCTTGTCGAAGCCCACCACCATGTCGTTCAGGCCGCCCGGATACATGCGGTACGACATCTGGCCGTAGCCGAGGAAAGCACTCACGGGCAGATCGACCTGTTCATAGGCATGGGCCAGGAACCAGTCTTCGACCACCTTGCCGGCGACGGCTGCGTGACCGCCGCTGCGGTCGTAGTCGGCGCGGCTGGTGGCCAACGCCGGCCCGAAGGCCACCCCACAGGCGGGTCCCAGGGGAACGGCCATCAGGCCCACCAGGTTGAACAGCAGCGAGAGCTGCTCATAGGCCTTCTCGGTGCGGTGGTACGGCTGCACCGACACGAGCCCCCCAAGCTGCTGATGGACCGCCACCAGCCGCTCGAGGAATTCTGGCCCGGGTTCGGTGTCGGCATCGAGGAACACCAGCAGCTCGCCGCGACTGGCCAGCACACCGTTGTGCAACGCCCAGGTCTTGCCGCACCAGCCCTGCGGCAACGATGGCGAGGGCAGCACACGGACGGGCAGACCGGAGCGGGGCTCGGTGGCGATGGCGGTGGTGCGATCACTGGAGTGGTCGTCGACCACGATCACTTCCAGGGGCCGGAGGCTCTGCCGGGCGAGACCATCAAGCAGATGCGGAAGCGTCGACTCCTCGTTGCGGGCTGGGATCAGCACCGACACCGAGGGCGGCTCCAGCGGCGAGCCAGCGGGGAGGACAGGAAAGCGCAGTCCCAGGACCCAGCCCAGCAGCCAGCGCACCAGCATGGAAACGCCAACCCAGCTCATCGAGCGCTCCACCTGCGCTCCTCAGTATGGGTAGCTGGCCTTGACCCGGCGGACTCAGGGCCTGAGCAATTCCCTGACCAGGGGCCCGATGGCCGCCTGATCCCTCAGCAGCTGGGGGTGCGTCGCCACCGGCAGCGGGGTGCGGGCGCCGACGGGCAGGACGGCGCGCCATCCAGGCAGCACGGCCAGATCGATGGCGGAATAGAAGCTGTGACACTCGATCCCGTGGAGGGTGTCGAGATTGCTGTTCAGGCGCTGCAGCAGTCCGCTGCCCCACTTCAGACCAGCGATGCCCTTGAAGATGCGCCCTGGCCATGGCTGGGCCGTGAGCGTTCCCTGCTGGGGACTGCCGACGCTGATGAAGCGCCGTGTGCGCTGATGTCCCTCCAACAGCTGGATCCAGGTGCGGGCGATGACGCCACCGATCGAAAAGCCGAGCAGGTCGATCGGCTGCTCCGTCCCGAAGGTGGCCTGAATGTGGCCACCGAGCAGTTCGGCGGCCTGTTCGATCGGGGTGAGGCCGAAGCGCAGCGGCAGGGCAGGGATCAGCAGATGCGGTCGTCGCTCTCCCAGCGTCTGCCGGAGCTTGTTGAACACCGCTGGGCTGTCGAGCAGCCCGTGAACCAGAACCAGAGGTCGACGAGAAATCGGAAACCATGCGGATGCCACCTTCCAATTCAAGACCACGGCAACCCGATGCCTGCCGGCCTCGAAGGGTGGATCTCCCCCTCAGCCAACCTGATCAGCCTCTTCAGTGGAGCTGGCCTCCTGCTCAAGGAAACACAAGGCCCGGAAATGCAGGGCCATTCAGGTCCTCATCCAGAGGGTTGATCCTGCACATCGGTGGAATGTGCAGGAGCTTCCTCCCAACGATGGTCACATCCCGCTTGAGCGGACACTGTGGGGGGATGAGGCGAATCAGGAATCGGGCGACCGACGGCTCATCAGGCTGCAGATCATCGAGGCAGTGTCGCAGCAGCGTCTGGGCATCGGCGCTGGCCTGGGGACCCTCCTGGTCAACGGAAGGTGCAGCAGCTGCTCCTCTCCTGACCCGAGAACATCCCCCCAATGCCCGAGCAGGGCCACTTCCTCCACGCTGAGCAGTCCATCGGAGAGGGCCACGGCCAGAGCCGTGCGAATGAAAGCGTCAGCCTCCGCCGAACTCCTGCCGAAGCAGGCGACCAGTGCCTCATCTGCGGGTTGAGGCCAGGGTGCCGCCGGCGCGTACGGGATGAGCGGTCAGGAGCACGAGCGCCACAAACAACAGGCCGCCAGGGATGAATCCCCATGGATGGGTTGCGTCGTGGAAGTCCATGGTGACTGTGTCTGGGAGATCTTGATTGTCCCTCCCGCCTCGCTCCCAGCTGAACTCCACCCCACCAATCCACGAGCAGGTGCTGAGTAGCCACGCACAGCTCAGCGGTGACCGTGCTGATCCAGGATCAGGGGATCAAAGCGCACCACGAACGATTGGCACAACGCCTTGAGCACCTCAGGAATTGGCAATAAAAAGCTTAGGGAGCAATAGTCCTGAGCGAGCTTTGTAGGATTCAAAATCAGGGTAGCGCTCAAGCGACTTGTCTTTTTTGAGCATATTTGGGATGAAGATGCCGGCAGTGACCCCCCCCCCAGAATGACGAAGGGAATCCAACTCGACGCTATCATCGCAAATGCTAAATAAATCAGAATTTCCCCTAGATAATTTGTATTCCGGCAGCGCGCGAAGAAGCCTTCCGTAATCAGGCCAGACTTGTATTTAAGTGTATAATGTTTTTGAGCATCACTGCTGTAATGCAGGAAAATTCCTACGATGCATATCGCCACTGCCGCCGCGATCAACGGCAAAGCTGGCTCAAGGCGACTGCTGATGAGGATGAATGGAGCAACCCAATATAAGCTTATCACTCCAAA from Synechococcus sp. CBW1107 encodes the following:
- a CDS encoding Mo-dependent nitrogenase C-terminal domain-containing protein, with the protein product MGGCSRVRRGAAAAPSVDQEGPQASADAQTLLRHCLDDLQPDEPSVARFLIRLIPPQCPLKRDVTIVGRKLLHIPPMCRINPLDEDLNGPAFPGLVFP
- a CDS encoding glycosyltransferase family 2 protein; the encoded protein is MLVRWLLGWVLGLRFPVLPAGSPLEPPSVSVLIPARNEESTLPHLLDGLARQSLRPLEVIVVDDHSSDRTTAIATEPRSGLPVRVLPSPSLPQGWCGKTWALHNGVLASRGELLVFLDADTEPGPEFLERLVAVHQQLGGLVSVQPYHRTEKAYEQLSLLFNLVGLMAVPLGPACGVAFGPALATSRADYDRSGGHAAVAGKVVEDWFLAHAYEQVDLPVSAFLGYGQMSYRMYPGGLNDMVVGFDKNFATAAGEVRWSWMLAVVLWLSGLFWAAWCLPASLLGWPLVGDHSVGSNALVYAAYVLQLLVITRPVGRFAWINLLFPIPVLFFLGVFLMAILNLKRGQVRWKGRTFSTR
- a CDS encoding beta-glucosidase, translated to MRDPGASIRAQALDLLEELTTAEKLKLFDGDTPFWSGMADIALHQASHRHPWPAAQVARLGLTGLHFVDGPRGVVLEGGATTFPVPMARGASWDPDLEERIGEAIGREARTFGANWVAGVCINLLRHPGWGRAQETYGEDPVHVGAMGAAMTRGLERHAVACVKHFALNSIDSSRFLVDVEVSERVLHELYLPHFRDCVEAGAGSMMSAYNQVNGLWCGQHPTLLRRILKERWGFRGFVVTDFIFGVRDGVAALLAGQDLEMPFRMVFAGCLPEAVADGRVPMRCIDEAVLRLLQVQLGVPPGTYPRSLRSCGSHRALAREAATSSIVLLRNEGPVLPFSGLSSLAVIGRLASVANLGDRGSSDTRPLPGVVVTPLDGLRAAAPDLRIEQTSGSSAQAAAELAARCDAAVVVAGLDWRLEGEHIHPGDIAPILRLVPPPGWMLRLLGRRRLMPLWRPLAHLFAWITSFASARPGGDFAAGDRTDLSLPADQLALIRQVAGANPRTVVVLMGGGAVLMEDWHRLVPGLLVLWYPGEQGGAALADVLLGRVSPSGRLPFSVPARASHLPPFEPRARQVVYDLWHGYRRLQRDRHGATYPFGFGLSYSRFTASDLTAVLQRADGRMDQLQASVSITNAGDVDAAEVVQLYLEPPAREVERPARTLVAFQRLHLAAGTSRRITMAVPLRACATFDPARDGFVTEAGAHRLVVARHVEDDGLAVTLELEAAFVGR
- a CDS encoding prohibitin family protein, with protein sequence MQSSMRPAGGDGPGAGFQLIAAVAVALVILLTQTIFIVPAGNVAVVTTLGRVTGGQRSPGPNIKVPLIQATSLFDVRTQVRPEQFSTLTKDLQVIEATATVKYSIKPQEAGRIFETIATENQQIYPRIIQPSLLKALKSVFSQYELVTIATEWNSISELVQDMVAQELSKFDYVKVQGLDLTGLQIAEEYRSAIEQKQIADQRLLRAQTEVKIAEQEAKRYQILNSSLDDQVLFKLFLDKWDGQTSVVPALPGTVGSGTPVIVNGRR
- a CDS encoding triacylglycerol lipase; translation: MFNKLRQTLGERRPHLLIPALPLRFGLTPIEQAAELLGGHIQATFGTEQPIDLLGFSIGGVIARTWIQLLEGHQRTRRFISVGSPQQGTLTAQPWPGRIFKGIAGLKWGSGLLQRLNSNLDTLHGIECHSFYSAIDLAVLPGWRAVLPVGARTPLPVATHPQLLRDQAAIGPLVRELLRP
- a CDS encoding cupin domain-containing protein, producing the protein MQPLDLIDHPEGGRFREVFRSTTRVGSTTTTDRVALTHIYFELREGERSLFHQVAADEVWNLYRGTGLNLYSWDGTSHGPSCITLSAEANSFCHVIPAGHWQAAEPISEAVLVGCSVAPGFEFEDFRLLQPDSPQALALVGCDPALARFLPRGEGTDGRQPKEPLERTASSQAEEP
- a CDS encoding DUF1295 domain-containing protein, with product MKIKRFINLHKGATFLFVLGLMIAYQNFTFGPWIYLSLHGTYGILWLLKDRIYPDKQWEQEVSWSTGVLGFGVISLYWVAPFILISSRLEPALPLIAAAVAICIVGIFLHYSSDAQKHYTLKYKSGLITEGFFARCRNTNYLGEILIYLAFAMIASSWIPFVILGGGSLPASSSQICSKKTSRLSATLILNPTKLAQDYCSLSFLLPIPEVLKALCQSFVVRFDPLILDQHGHR